One genomic segment of Pseudomonas fortuita includes these proteins:
- a CDS encoding phosphotransferase family protein, producing the protein MTLTDQSTQVRPGEELDAAVIDPYLKANIPDLDGLPRISQFPGGASNLTYLVSYPGRDFVLRRPPFGQKAKSAHDMGREFRILNQLNSGFPFCPKAYVHCTDSSLIGGEFYVMERVKGIILRSDIPAGLNLDASRTEALCKSFIDRLVELHQVDYNACGLADLGKPEGYVQRQIEGWTSRYQKALTPDAPRWEKVTTWLHEKMPADHPKPAIVHNDYRFDNVILDADNPMRIIGVLDWEMATLGDPLMDLGNSLAYWIEADDPAPVQLMRRQPSNAPGMLTRRQFVDYYAARANITLDNFDYYYCYGLFRLAGIVQQIYYRYYHGQTQDKRFAQFIHMNRLLEQMTLQVIARSSL; encoded by the coding sequence ATGACGCTCACCGACCAGTCCACCCAGGTACGCCCCGGCGAAGAACTCGACGCGGCCGTCATCGACCCTTACCTCAAGGCCAACATCCCCGACCTGGACGGCCTGCCGCGCATCAGCCAGTTTCCAGGAGGGGCCTCCAACCTCACCTACCTGGTCAGCTACCCGGGCCGGGACTTTGTGCTGCGCCGCCCGCCATTCGGGCAAAAGGCCAAGTCGGCCCACGACATGGGCCGCGAGTTCCGCATACTCAACCAGTTGAACAGCGGCTTCCCCTTCTGCCCCAAGGCGTATGTGCACTGCACCGACAGCAGCCTGATTGGCGGTGAGTTCTACGTCATGGAACGGGTCAAGGGCATCATCCTGCGCTCGGACATCCCTGCCGGGCTGAACCTTGACGCCAGCCGCACCGAGGCCCTGTGCAAAAGCTTTATCGACCGCCTGGTCGAGTTGCACCAGGTGGACTACAACGCCTGTGGCCTGGCCGACCTGGGCAAGCCGGAAGGCTATGTACAGCGCCAGATCGAGGGCTGGACCAGCCGCTACCAAAAAGCCCTGACCCCGGATGCCCCGCGCTGGGAAAAGGTGACCACCTGGTTGCACGAAAAAATGCCTGCCGACCACCCGAAGCCCGCCATCGTGCACAACGATTACCGCTTCGACAACGTCATCCTCGACGCCGACAACCCTATGCGCATCATCGGTGTGCTGGACTGGGAAATGGCCACCCTGGGCGACCCGCTGATGGACCTGGGCAACAGCCTGGCCTACTGGATCGAAGCCGACGACCCGGCGCCGGTGCAACTGATGCGCCGCCAGCCGAGCAACGCGCCGGGCATGCTCACCCGCCGCCAGTTCGTGGATTACTACGCGGCACGCGCAAACATCACGCTGGACAACTTCGATTACTACTATTGCTATGGCCTGTTCCGCCTGGCCGGCATCGTCCAGCAGATCTACTACCGCTACTACCACGGCCAGACCCAGGACAAGCGTTTCGCCCAGTTCATCCACATGAACCGCTTGCTCGAGCAGATGACCTTGCAGGTCATTGCCAGGTCCAGCCTCTGA
- a CDS encoding SCP2 sterol-binding domain-containing protein, with translation MTSVADAVKKMQEKFNPSAAAGLDLVFGFNITDEGKQYALIVKDGTCDLQEGENPDANCTLVMDSETLKGIVSGETDGMQAFMGGKLRVEGDMMLSMKLSELFPS, from the coding sequence ATGACCTCCGTAGCTGATGCCGTCAAAAAGATGCAAGAGAAGTTCAACCCATCCGCTGCCGCCGGCCTGGACCTGGTGTTCGGCTTCAACATCACCGACGAAGGCAAGCAATACGCGCTGATCGTCAAAGACGGCACCTGCGACCTGCAGGAAGGCGAAAACCCGGACGCCAACTGCACCCTGGTGATGGACAGCGAAACCCTGAAGGGCATCGTCAGCGGTGAAACCGATGGCATGCAGGCCTTCATGGGCGGCAAGCTGCGCGTTGAAGGCGACATGATGCTGTCGATGAAGCTCAGCGAGCTGTTCCCGTCCTGA
- a CDS encoding DUF6434 domain-containing protein produces MSVDWHAGPITRTTALDKHYRNTHKVRQFLLSECGPSFRFDRSFMAWIKTGAPSTMGEVADEWQRLHR; encoded by the coding sequence ATGAGCGTCGACTGGCACGCCGGGCCGATTACCCGCACCACCGCGCTAGACAAGCATTACCGCAACACGCACAAAGTGCGTCAGTTTCTGCTCAGTGAGTGCGGCCCGTCATTCCGGTTCGACCGCTCCTTTATGGCATGGATCAAAACCGGGGCACCGTCGACGATGGGCGAAGTCGCGGACGAATGGCAGCGACTCCATCGATGA
- a CDS encoding DoxX family protein, producing the protein MRYSLLDGQRDIIILIARVLLMILFVLSGWAKLTGFDGTVGYMTSLGAPAPMLAAAIAVLMEFVVGILLILGFYTRPLAFLFALFVLGTALLGHPFWNMVDPERSANMTQFLKNLAIMGGLLLLAVSGPGRFSVDGR; encoded by the coding sequence ATGCGCTACTCGCTGCTAGATGGCCAACGCGACATCATTATCCTGATTGCCCGCGTACTGCTGATGATTTTGTTCGTCTTGTCTGGCTGGGCCAAGCTGACCGGCTTTGATGGCACGGTTGGCTACATGACGTCGCTCGGCGCCCCTGCCCCCATGCTGGCGGCAGCGATTGCCGTGCTCATGGAGTTCGTCGTCGGCATCCTGCTCATCCTGGGCTTTTACACCCGCCCGCTGGCATTTCTATTCGCACTGTTCGTGCTGGGTACGGCACTGCTGGGCCACCCGTTCTGGAACATGGTCGACCCCGAACGCAGCGCCAACATGACCCAGTTCCTGAAAAACCTTGCCATCATGGGTGGCTTGCTGTTGCTGGCAGTGAGCGGCCCTGGGCGTTTCTCGGTGGACGGGCGCTGA
- the adhP gene encoding alcohol dehydrogenase AdhP, whose product MKAAVVAPGRRVDIVEKALRPLEHGEALLKMQCCGVCHTDLHVKNGDFGDKTGVVLGHEGIGVVQAVGPGVTSLKPGDRASVAWFYQGCGHCEYCNSGNETLCREVKNSGYTVDGGMAEACIVNADYSVKVPDGLDSAAASSITCAGVTTYKAVKISNIRPGQWIAIYGLGGLGNLALQYAKNVFNAKVIAIDVNEQQLRFASEMGADLVVNPLNEDAAKVIQAKTGGAHAAVVTAVAKGAFNSAVDALRAGGRLVAVGLPSESMDLNIPRLVLDGIEVVGSLVGTRQDLQEAFQFAAEGKVVPKVTLRPIEDINQIFDEMLEGTIKGRMVIQFED is encoded by the coding sequence ATGAAAGCTGCTGTCGTTGCACCAGGCCGTCGCGTGGACATAGTAGAGAAAGCCCTGCGCCCCCTCGAACACGGCGAAGCGCTGCTGAAGATGCAATGCTGCGGTGTGTGCCACACCGACCTGCACGTAAAGAATGGCGACTTCGGTGACAAGACCGGCGTCGTGCTGGGCCATGAAGGTATCGGCGTGGTCCAGGCAGTCGGGCCGGGGGTTACCTCGCTCAAACCGGGCGACCGTGCCAGTGTTGCCTGGTTCTATCAGGGTTGCGGGCATTGCGAGTACTGCAACAGCGGCAACGAAACCCTGTGCCGCGAGGTGAAGAACTCCGGGTACACCGTGGACGGCGGCATGGCAGAGGCCTGCATCGTCAACGCCGATTACTCGGTCAAAGTACCCGACGGCCTCGATTCCGCTGCCGCCAGCAGCATTACCTGCGCTGGCGTCACGACCTACAAGGCGGTGAAAATCTCCAACATCCGCCCCGGCCAGTGGATCGCCATCTACGGCCTCGGCGGGCTGGGCAACCTGGCCCTGCAATACGCCAAGAACGTCTTCAACGCGAAAGTGATCGCCATCGACGTCAATGAACAGCAACTGCGCTTCGCCAGCGAAATGGGCGCAGATTTGGTGGTCAACCCGCTCAACGAAGACGCCGCGAAGGTTATCCAGGCCAAGACCGGTGGCGCCCACGCTGCCGTAGTGACTGCCGTCGCCAAAGGCGCATTCAACTCGGCCGTCGATGCCTTGCGCGCTGGCGGGCGACTGGTTGCTGTCGGGCTTCCGTCGGAGTCCATGGACCTGAACATTCCCCGCCTGGTGCTGGATGGGATTGAAGTAGTGGGCTCATTGGTCGGTACACGCCAGGACCTGCAGGAAGCCTTCCAGTTTGCCGCAGAAGGCAAAGTCGTGCCCAAGGTGACGCTGCGACCGATCGAAGATATCAACCAGATCTTTGACGAGATGCTGGAGGGCACGATCAAAGGCCGCATGGTGATCCAGTTCGAAGACTGA
- a CDS encoding SDR family oxidoreductase, translated as MSKTHLFDLDGKIAFVSGASRGIGEAIAHLLAQQGAHVIVSSRKLDGCQQVAEAIIAAGGKATAVACHIGELEQIQQVFAGIREQFGRLDILVNNAATNPQFCNVLDTDPHAFQKTVDVNIRGYFFMSVEAGKLMREHGGGSIINVASINGVSPGHFQGIYSVTKAAVINMTKVFAKECAQFGIRCNALLPGLTDTKFASALVKNDAILNAALQQIPLKRVADPKEMAGAVLYLASDASSYTTGTALNVDGGFLS; from the coding sequence ATGTCCAAGACCCACCTGTTCGACCTCGACGGCAAGATTGCCTTCGTTTCCGGCGCCAGCCGCGGCATTGGCGAAGCCATCGCCCATCTGTTGGCCCAGCAAGGTGCACATGTGATCGTTTCCAGCCGCAAGCTCGACGGTTGCCAGCAGGTGGCCGAGGCGATCATCGCGGCGGGTGGCAAGGCGACGGCGGTGGCCTGCCACATTGGAGAGCTGGAACAGATCCAGCAGGTGTTCGCCGGCATCCGCGAACAATTCGGGCGCCTGGACATCCTGGTCAACAACGCCGCCACCAACCCGCAGTTCTGCAACGTGCTGGACACCGATCCGCATGCCTTCCAGAAGACCGTGGACGTGAACATCCGCGGTTACTTCTTCATGTCGGTAGAAGCCGGCAAGCTGATGCGCGAGCATGGCGGTGGCAGCATCATCAACGTGGCATCCATCAACGGTGTGTCCCCCGGCCACTTCCAGGGCATCTATTCGGTGACCAAGGCGGCAGTCATCAACATGACCAAAGTCTTCGCCAAGGAGTGCGCCCAGTTCGGCATTCGCTGCAACGCCCTGCTGCCGGGCCTGACCGACACCAAGTTTGCCTCTGCACTGGTGAAAAACGATGCCATCCTGAACGCCGCACTGCAGCAGATCCCACTCAAGCGCGTAGCCGACCCCAAGGAAATGGCCGGCGCGGTGTTGTACCTGGCCAGCGATGCGTCCAGCTACACCACTGGCACGGCACTCAACGTCGACGGCGGGTTCCTTTCCTGA
- a CDS encoding Y-family DNA polymerase: MRSDPVFALIDCNSFYASCERVFRPDLTKTPIVVLSNNDGCVIARSYDAKPYVKMGEPYFQARGKLRRHGIMAFSSNYALYGDMSERVMSLIESMVPDTEVYSIDECFADLSGIQENLTQFGRKLRARIFQCTGIPVGVGIAGTKTLAKLANHTAKRLHAQTGGVVDITDPFKRDWVLRNTDVKEVWGIGRRMTAHLEAMGIHTAMDLAKADARTLRQKFSVIVEKTARELAGTPCLELDEAEPPKQEICCSRMFGKRLTELAPIQQAVATYVGRAAEKLRVQGSVCKRMRVSIRTGMFNPDEAHHAQGALVELPYPTCDTLLMTRLATDAVGQVFRPGFRYSKAEVLLMDLRQPDEFSGDLFAPRQSVACHRLMQMMDDINQRWGRGTMRAASVPATPDWGMRREMMSQSYTTRIDQLWTVKC; encoded by the coding sequence ATGCGCAGTGACCCGGTATTTGCACTGATCGATTGCAACTCGTTTTACGCGAGCTGCGAGCGGGTATTTCGGCCGGATCTGACCAAGACCCCTATCGTGGTGCTGAGCAACAACGATGGCTGCGTGATCGCCAGGTCATACGACGCCAAGCCATACGTGAAGATGGGTGAACCGTACTTCCAGGCGAGGGGCAAGCTGCGTCGGCACGGCATCATGGCCTTCAGCAGTAATTACGCGCTGTACGGCGACATGAGCGAGCGTGTCATGTCCCTGATCGAATCGATGGTGCCTGACACTGAGGTCTACAGCATCGATGAATGCTTCGCCGATCTGTCGGGTATTCAGGAAAACCTGACCCAGTTCGGACGCAAGCTGCGGGCCAGGATCTTCCAGTGCACCGGTATCCCCGTGGGGGTCGGCATCGCTGGCACAAAGACGCTCGCCAAGCTGGCCAATCATACGGCGAAGCGCCTGCATGCGCAGACGGGCGGGGTGGTCGACATTACCGATCCGTTCAAGCGCGATTGGGTGCTGCGCAACACCGACGTGAAGGAGGTGTGGGGCATTGGCCGGCGAATGACCGCCCACCTCGAGGCAATGGGCATTCATACGGCGATGGACCTGGCCAAGGCTGACGCCCGCACGCTTCGACAGAAATTCAGTGTGATCGTGGAGAAGACTGCCCGCGAGCTGGCGGGCACGCCGTGCCTGGAGCTGGACGAGGCCGAACCCCCTAAACAGGAAATCTGCTGTAGCCGGATGTTCGGCAAGCGGCTGACAGAGCTTGCGCCCATCCAGCAGGCAGTGGCCACTTACGTTGGCCGAGCAGCGGAGAAGCTCCGGGTTCAGGGCTCAGTGTGCAAGCGCATGCGTGTGAGCATTCGCACCGGCATGTTCAACCCGGATGAGGCGCACCACGCACAAGGCGCGCTGGTGGAGCTGCCATACCCAACCTGCGACACGCTGCTGATGACCCGACTGGCTACCGACGCGGTCGGGCAGGTCTTCAGGCCAGGGTTTCGCTACAGCAAGGCAGAGGTGCTGCTGATGGACCTGCGGCAACCAGATGAATTTTCAGGGGACTTGTTTGCGCCCAGGCAATCGGTTGCATGTCACCGATTGATGCAGATGATGGATGACATCAACCAGCGCTGGGGGCGAGGGACAATGCGAGCCGCCAGCGTGCCGGCAACACCGGACTGGGGCATGAGGAGAGAGATGATGAGCCAATCCTATACCACGCGGATTGACCAGCTGTGGACGGTCAAATGTTGA
- a CDS encoding histidine phosphatase family protein, which translates to MGNLYLIRHGQASFGADDYDVLSPVGVRQSHALGEHLAQLGVRLDRCVAGDLRRQQDTARLALQALHASGCQVPAVETDAAFNEFDADGVIRALLPGLLPEEPDALHILRNAAQHRSEFQRLFALMVQRWHAGEQADDGLESWQAFTRRVQGGLERVLDTAGSGDNVAIFTSGGTIAALLHLVTRITPSQAFALNWQIINTSLSQLKFRGRDVALASFNSQAHVQLLKVPELVTYR; encoded by the coding sequence GTGGGCAACCTCTACCTGATCCGACATGGCCAAGCCTCTTTCGGTGCTGATGACTACGACGTCCTCTCGCCCGTGGGCGTGCGCCAGAGCCACGCGCTGGGTGAGCACCTGGCCCAGTTGGGTGTACGGCTGGACCGTTGCGTGGCAGGCGACCTGCGCCGCCAGCAGGATACCGCGCGCCTGGCCCTGCAGGCCTTGCATGCCAGCGGCTGCCAGGTGCCGGCTGTTGAGACCGACGCGGCGTTCAATGAGTTCGATGCCGATGGCGTCATCCGCGCCCTGTTGCCTGGGCTGCTGCCAGAAGAGCCCGATGCCCTGCATATACTGCGCAATGCTGCGCAGCATCGCAGCGAATTCCAGCGCCTGTTCGCATTGATGGTGCAGCGCTGGCACGCGGGCGAACAGGCGGACGATGGCCTGGAAAGCTGGCAGGCTTTCACTCGTCGTGTACAAGGTGGCCTGGAGCGCGTGCTCGATACCGCCGGCAGCGGTGACAATGTCGCCATCTTCACTTCGGGCGGCACCATTGCCGCCCTGCTGCACCTGGTTACCCGTATTACCCCCAGCCAGGCGTTCGCGCTGAACTGGCAAATCATCAACACGTCGCTCAGCCAGCTGAAGTTCCGCGGCCGCGACGTGGCACTGGCCTCCTTCAACAGCCAGGCCCATGTGCAGCTGTTGAAGGTACCGGAGCTTGTCACCTATCGATGA
- the sohB gene encoding protease SohB, whose product MEFLAEYASFLAKTATLVIAILVVLSAIAGLRSKGRRKPGGQLQVTRLNEFYKDLRERLESGLLDKAQLKALRKQQAKAEKQQKKGKAEEKGRVFVLDFDGDIKASATESLRNEITALLTLATPRDEVVLRLESGGGLVHSYGLAASQLARIRQAGIPLTVCIDKVAASGGYMMACIGEKIISAPFAVLGSIGVVAQLPNVNRLLKKHDIDFEVLTAGEYKRTLTVFGENTDKGREKFQEDLDVTHQLFKDFVARYRPQLHIDEVATGEVWLGVAALNRQLVDELQTSDEYLSARARNANLFHLHYAERKSLQERIGMAASGAVENTVVGLWSKLGRLR is encoded by the coding sequence GTGGAGTTTCTTGCCGAATACGCAAGCTTTCTCGCCAAAACCGCCACCCTGGTCATCGCCATCCTCGTGGTGCTGTCGGCTATCGCCGGGTTGCGCAGCAAGGGGCGGCGCAAACCGGGTGGGCAACTGCAGGTCACCCGCCTGAACGAATTCTACAAGGACCTGCGCGAGCGCCTGGAGTCCGGCCTGCTCGACAAGGCTCAGCTCAAGGCTTTGCGCAAGCAGCAGGCCAAGGCGGAAAAACAGCAGAAGAAAGGCAAGGCCGAGGAAAAGGGCCGGGTTTTCGTGCTGGACTTCGATGGCGATATCAAAGCCTCTGCCACCGAAAGCCTGCGCAACGAAATCACCGCGCTGCTAACCCTCGCCACCCCGCGTGACGAAGTGGTGCTACGCCTGGAAAGCGGTGGTGGCCTGGTACACAGCTACGGCTTGGCGGCGTCGCAACTGGCGCGCATTCGTCAAGCGGGCATACCGCTGACCGTATGCATCGACAAAGTGGCCGCCAGCGGTGGTTACATGATGGCCTGTATCGGGGAAAAAATCATCAGTGCGCCATTTGCCGTACTGGGTTCGATCGGGGTGGTGGCGCAGCTGCCCAACGTCAACCGCCTGCTGAAAAAACACGATATCGACTTCGAAGTGCTGACCGCCGGCGAGTACAAGCGCACCCTGACCGTGTTTGGCGAGAACACTGACAAGGGCCGGGAGAAGTTTCAGGAAGACCTGGACGTTACCCACCAGTTGTTCAAGGACTTTGTTGCCCGCTATCGCCCGCAACTGCACATTGACGAAGTGGCCACAGGCGAAGTCTGGCTGGGCGTGGCAGCACTCAACCGCCAGCTGGTGGACGAACTGCAGACCAGCGACGAGTACCTTAGCGCCCGCGCGCGCAACGCCAACCTGTTCCACCTGCACTATGCCGAACGCAAGAGCCTGCAAGAGCGAATCGGCATGGCGGCGAGTGGTGCGGTGGAGAACACAGTGGTGGGCTTGTGGAGTAAACTCGGCCGCCTGCGCTAA
- a CDS encoding two-component system sensor histidine kinase NtrB encodes MVSADCLDNPVMPEHRYEQLVQSVVDYAIYMLNTSGHVVSWNAGAQRIKGYRADEVIGQHFSLFFTPQDCADGRPERLLRQALEEGVAQDEGWRVRKDGTQFWALAALDVIRDDQGQIIGLAKVTRDITDRRESAMQLDAVRAQLFQAQKLEALGQLTGGLAHDFNNMLTIIISSARLALASKDPARIERMLQHILVAGQRGTELTQQLLSFARHRQLDVARVAPADLVAATRGLLEHALPSSIELQVQLEADLPFIEVDAGQLQMVLLNLLFNARDAIAEEGRIGLTVDVVELAGEVGGLHGSFVRFVVEDSGGGIAPEILPRIFEPFFTTKAFGKGTGLGLSQVYGFARQSGGAIHVDSEPGHGTFMQLYLPTYQDKTNSPLDR; translated from the coding sequence ATGGTTTCAGCTGACTGCCTCGACAACCCCGTCATGCCTGAACACCGCTATGAGCAGCTGGTTCAGTCTGTGGTGGATTACGCCATCTACATGCTGAATACGTCTGGCCATGTGGTGTCGTGGAATGCCGGGGCGCAACGGATCAAAGGCTACCGCGCCGATGAAGTGATCGGCCAGCATTTCTCGCTGTTTTTCACCCCCCAGGACTGCGCCGACGGCCGCCCTGAGCGCTTGCTGCGCCAGGCGCTGGAGGAAGGAGTGGCGCAGGATGAGGGCTGGCGCGTGCGCAAGGATGGCACACAGTTCTGGGCCCTGGCGGCGCTGGATGTGATCCGCGATGACCAAGGGCAGATCATCGGCCTGGCCAAGGTCACGCGGGACATCACCGACCGCCGCGAGTCGGCGATGCAACTGGATGCAGTGCGCGCCCAGTTGTTCCAGGCGCAGAAGCTGGAAGCCCTCGGCCAGTTGACCGGGGGGCTGGCGCATGATTTCAACAACATGCTCACCATCATCATCAGTTCCGCGCGACTGGCGCTCGCCAGCAAAGACCCGGCGCGCATCGAGCGCATGTTGCAGCACATTCTCGTCGCCGGGCAGCGGGGCACTGAACTGACCCAGCAGCTGCTCAGCTTTGCTCGCCACCGTCAGCTCGATGTAGCGCGTGTCGCACCGGCAGACCTGGTCGCTGCTACCCGCGGCCTGTTGGAGCACGCACTGCCCAGCTCGATAGAGCTACAGGTGCAGTTGGAAGCGGACTTGCCGTTTATTGAAGTGGATGCCGGGCAGTTGCAGATGGTGCTGCTGAACCTGCTGTTCAACGCCCGCGATGCTATCGCAGAGGAGGGCCGGATAGGTCTGACAGTCGATGTGGTTGAGCTGGCTGGCGAGGTGGGAGGGCTGCACGGCAGCTTTGTGCGCTTCGTGGTGGAAGACAGTGGTGGAGGGATTGCACCAGAAATTCTGCCGCGCATCTTCGAGCCATTCTTCACGACCAAGGCGTTCGGCAAGGGTACTGGCCTGGGCCTTAGCCAGGTATATGGCTTTGCCAGGCAGAGCGGTGGCGCTATCCACGTCGACAGTGAGCCCGGCCATGGAACTTTCATGCAGCTTTACTTGCCAACGTATCAGGACAAGACCAACAGCCCACTCGACAGGTAA
- a CDS encoding class I SAM-dependent methyltransferase produces the protein MDRSLQLNRSSWDERAPLHAASKDYEVETLVQRPGHLSETVRFDLPLLGDINGLKTVHLQCHIGTDTLSLARLGAKVCGLDYSAASLAEARVLAERCAVAIEYVESDVYAADTVLPAGTFDLVYTGIGALCWLPRIEPWARAVAALLKPGGRLFLRDGHPMLMAVNEDHQDRLQLEYPYFEHEAPTVWHNDQTYVETEQRLAHTETHEWNHGLGEVVTALLAHGLQLTVLVEHQSIPWEALPGQMVKGSDGEYRLREQPARLPLSYSLVAVKA, from the coding sequence ATGGACCGTTCACTGCAACTCAACCGCAGCAGTTGGGACGAACGCGCCCCGCTGCACGCTGCCTCGAAGGACTACGAAGTCGAGACTCTCGTCCAGCGCCCTGGGCACCTGTCCGAAACCGTGCGCTTCGATTTGCCTTTGCTCGGCGACATCAATGGGCTGAAGACCGTCCACCTGCAGTGCCACATTGGCACCGACACCCTATCGCTGGCGCGCCTTGGCGCCAAGGTCTGCGGCCTGGACTATTCCGCGGCTTCGCTGGCCGAGGCACGGGTACTGGCCGAGCGTTGTGCGGTGGCCATCGAGTATGTCGAGTCCGACGTCTATGCCGCCGACACGGTACTGCCGGCAGGCACGTTCGACCTGGTCTACACCGGTATCGGCGCGCTGTGCTGGTTACCCCGCATCGAGCCGTGGGCGCGTGCGGTCGCGGCGCTGCTGAAACCGGGCGGGCGGTTATTCCTGCGCGATGGGCACCCGATGCTGATGGCCGTCAATGAAGACCACCAGGACCGCCTGCAGCTCGAATACCCGTACTTCGAGCACGAAGCCCCGACGGTGTGGCACAACGACCAGACCTATGTCGAGACTGAACAGCGCCTTGCCCACACTGAAACCCACGAATGGAACCACGGCTTGGGTGAAGTGGTTACTGCCTTGCTGGCGCATGGGCTGCAACTGACGGTGCTGGTCGAGCACCAGAGCATCCCTTGGGAGGCCCTACCGGGGCAGATGGTCAAGGGCAGCGATGGCGAGTATCGCTTGCGCGAGCAGCCTGCACGCCTGCCCCTGAGCTACAGCTTGGTGGCGGTCAAGGCCTGA
- a CDS encoding YceK/YidQ family lipoprotein yields the protein MKQLWTGLALLMMLGGCGTVRTVSSESKAMGDLAEWNSYCPAIPRMYSGVAYQFCNLTGPERTGVHSDPYQILVDMAASGVADTLVLPYTSYQQYKLGNMVIPSFSPQMSQPSDQPGPSN from the coding sequence ATGAAACAGCTGTGGACGGGATTGGCGCTGCTCATGATGCTTGGCGGTTGTGGGACGGTACGCACCGTTTCCAGTGAATCAAAGGCCATGGGCGACCTGGCTGAATGGAATTCTTATTGCCCCGCTATCCCCCGGATGTATAGCGGGGTCGCCTACCAGTTTTGCAACTTGACTGGACCTGAAAGAACGGGAGTACATTCAGACCCCTATCAAATTCTGGTAGATATGGCTGCGTCGGGCGTGGCTGATACGCTGGTTCTGCCCTACACCAGCTATCAGCAATACAAGCTCGGCAATATGGTGATACCAAGCTTCAGCCCACAGATGAGTCAGCCATCGGATCAGCCTGGGCCGTCGAACTGA
- a CDS encoding LexA family protein: MTITLLGAPAGGTEPLPLYSFHVPAGFPSPAADHLEGHISLDELFDLRAPHVYLVKVEGDSMQGAGIYSGDIVIVDRGREAGHGDVVIAAVNSEPVCKRLYRRDGVVILKSENPAYPPRYVMEGDELVIWGVVRYSVRDHAQ; this comes from the coding sequence ATGACCATCACGTTATTGGGTGCGCCAGCCGGCGGCACCGAACCACTACCGCTCTATTCATTCCACGTTCCGGCCGGCTTCCCGTCGCCTGCTGCAGACCATCTGGAAGGCCATATTTCCCTCGATGAGTTATTCGACCTCCGTGCACCCCATGTGTATCTGGTGAAAGTGGAGGGGGACAGCATGCAAGGGGCGGGGATCTATTCAGGTGACATCGTCATCGTAGACCGCGGCCGTGAAGCCGGGCACGGCGATGTGGTGATTGCCGCCGTCAATAGTGAACCGGTCTGCAAGCGCCTTTACCGTCGCGACGGCGTGGTGATCCTGAAGTCAGAAAACCCCGCCTATCCGCCACGCTATGTCATGGAAGGCGACGAGCTCGTCATCTGGGGCGTGGTTCGATACAGCGTTCGCGATCATGCGCAGTGA
- a CDS encoding SOS response-associated peptidase has product MCGRYSMYESMDHYLRQLSLDLVVINGYDHASISRYNVAPSTRVEVIRQIEGALSVDRVKWGWSPFWAKGKRPDPINARAETVVTGKFFKGLWPGGRALAPANGWFEWVADPADPKRKQPYYITSADGGPLYFAALAEVHQGMEPNESDGFVIITAAADQGLIDIHDRKPLVLKPETAKEWLDPATSPARAAAIVTAGCRPAEDFRWYPVGKAVGNVRNEGESLIAAIDSENHQGQLEF; this is encoded by the coding sequence ATGTGCGGACGGTATTCGATGTACGAGTCGATGGACCACTACCTGCGCCAGCTATCGCTGGATCTGGTGGTAATCAATGGCTACGACCACGCGTCCATCAGTCGCTACAACGTGGCGCCGTCGACCCGGGTGGAGGTGATACGTCAGATAGAAGGCGCGCTCAGCGTGGATCGGGTCAAGTGGGGATGGTCGCCATTCTGGGCAAAGGGAAAAAGGCCCGACCCGATCAATGCTCGGGCGGAAACGGTGGTAACGGGGAAATTTTTCAAAGGCCTGTGGCCAGGTGGCAGAGCGCTGGCGCCGGCAAACGGATGGTTCGAGTGGGTAGCCGACCCCGCGGACCCGAAGCGCAAGCAGCCTTACTACATCACAAGCGCTGATGGAGGGCCGCTCTACTTCGCAGCGCTCGCTGAAGTGCACCAGGGCATGGAGCCCAATGAGAGCGATGGCTTTGTCATCATAACCGCAGCGGCGGACCAGGGGCTCATCGACATACATGACAGAAAGCCTTTGGTACTCAAACCGGAGACCGCCAAAGAATGGCTGGACCCGGCAACATCTCCGGCGCGCGCGGCAGCAATTGTTACAGCGGGTTGCAGGCCGGCTGAGGATTTTCGTTGGTATCCGGTAGGCAAGGCGGTGGGCAATGTCAGGAATGAGGGGGAATCGTTGATTGCGGCAATAGACAGCGAAAACCATCAGGGTCAGCTAGAGTTTTGA